The nucleotide sequence CGAGATCCTGGACCGTCTCGAGACAATCCTGGCCGCCCACCAGATGCTCCCGCTTCCGGCCCAGGTCGGTCGCTCCATAGGCCTGAGCAAGCGCCCGGGCCCACCCTGACCCAGCCCATCGGGGTTATTTGCCCAAGGAAATCGATCCATTGCCGCGCGTCCAACTTGGGTGACTGATCTGGGGTGAGCCGGTATACTTGTTGAACGGTCACAATTGGGGCGCGGATCCCGCGTGCCAACGGCCTTCGGAGAGCTTGACTGATGGGATCGCCTCTCATGCTGCTCGCGGCGCGCTGAGCCCTCCCGTTGCCAAACCCCCTCTCGCTCCACACCTGGACGCTCGACACGACGCCGCTCGCCCGTGTCCTCGACATCGTCAAGACCACCGGCTGGGATGCGATCGAGCTTCGCCGTCTCGACTTCAAGCGCGCGGCCGATGCCGGGCAGCCCGCCGAGGCGGTGCTCGATCTCGTCAGACGGAGCGCTCTCGGCGTCTCGTGCGTCGGCGTCGAGCTGGGCTGGCTATGGGCCGAGGGCGCGGAGCGCGCGCGGCTCCTCGCCGCCTTCGACGAGTCGTGCCGCTGGGCCAAGGATCTCGGTAGCCGTACCGTCATGAGTCCCGTCGACCGGGGTGAAGGCCCTGTCGCGCGCGCGGCCGACAGCGTCAAGGAGGTGGGCGACATCGCGGGCCGCCACGGCGTCAGGCTCGCCCTCGAGTTCAACTCCCAGTGCGCGCAGATCAATACGCTTCGCAGCGTGCGCGAAGTGCTGGCCAGGGCGGCGCACCCGCAGGTGGGACTGCTGCTCGACACGTATCACCTCCAGAGGAGCGGGGCCAAGCCGGACGACCTCGCGGATGTCGCGCCCGCCGAGATCGCCTATGTCCAGTTCAGCGATGTGCCGAGGAGCGGGCTCGTGCCGGGCCAGGCGCTCGACCGCCTCCCCCCGGGGCAGGGCAGCGTGCCCTTCGCCGCCTGGTTCGCCACCTTCGCGGGGAAGGGCTATAGCGGCTACTGCTCCTACGAGGCGCCCAATCCCGCCGCGTGGGCGCGCGATCCTACGGTCGTCTCGCGGGAGGCGCTCCAGGCCACGCGCGCGGTAGCCGGGGGGAGCGTCGCATGAGCCAGGCCGGCTGGCGGGACGTAGGCAGCTCCCTCAAGGCGAAGCTCTCGCTTCTGATGACGGCCGTGCTCATGCTGGCCATCTTGCTGGTCGCCTTCTTCCTTCTGCGCCAGCAGCAGCAGAGCCTGACCGTCGAGATGACCAAGCGCGGGCTCGCCATCGCCCAGAACCTGGCCGCCGGCGCCAAGACCTCGCTCCTGCAGCGCGATGACCTCTCGCTCAACGTGCTGATCAAGGACGCCATGAAGGACGCCGACCTGGCCTACGTGATCATCACCGACGAGAAGGGGCGCGTGCGGGCGAACTCGGATGTCGGGCGGACCGGCGAGATCGTCGAGCGGATGGCTCCGCTCGCCCCCGCGCGCGACCAGCTTGTGGTGACGACGTACCGCTCGCTGGCCCGCGGCGGCATCATCGACTTCGCGGTGCCGCTCACGTTCAGCCGGGTCCGGCTCGGCGCCCTCTACCTGGGCTTCAGCGAGGAGTCCATCGCGGCCGCCGTGAGACGCGCGCAGTGGCAGACGAGCCTGATCACCCTCGGTATGGTCTGCCTCGGCCTCGGGGCGGCCGTGGGGCTTGCCACGCTGCTGTCGCGCCCGATTTTCCGGCTGATGGAGGGCACGCGGGCCATCGCCGCGGGCAACTTCCAGGTGGCGCTGCCCGTGACCTCGCGCGATGAGCTCGGCACGCTCACCGAGTCGTTCAACCAGATGGCCAAGAGCCTGCGCGAGAAGGAGATGATCAAGCGCGCGTTCTCGCGCTACGTGGCGCGGGAGGTGGTGGAAGAAGTGCTCAAGGACCCGGACAGCCTCCACCTGAAGGGGGAGCGGCGCGAGGTCACCATCCTCTTCTGCGATATCCGGGGCTTCACCACCATGTCGGAGCACCTCGACCCGGAGCGGGTGGTCTCGCTCCTCAACGATTTCTACACGGTCATGATCGACATCACCTTCAAGCACGACGGTACCCTCGACAAGTTCCTGGGCGATGGCATCATGGCCATCTTCGGCGCGCCCATCGCGCACCCGGAGCATGCGCTGATGTCGGTGCGCGCGGCCCTGGCCATGCAGGAAGGCATCGAGGCGCTCTCGGCCTCCCGCGTCAGCCGTGGCCACGAGCCCCTCGCGGTCGGCATCGGCATCAATGCGGGCGAGGTCGTGGCGGGGACCGTGGGTACCGAGGACCGCATGGAGTACACCGTCATCGGGGACAATGTCAATCTCGCCTCGCGCCTCGGGTCCAGTGCCAAGCCTGGCCAGATCCTCGTGAGCCGGCGGATCTGGGAGCTGGTGAAAGAGACGATCGATGTGCGCGCGCAGGGGCCTCTCCGAGTCAAGGGCAAGGACGAGGAGGTCGAGGTCTACGAGGTGCTCGGCCCTAGGCAGGTAGGATGAGCGCGCGCGGTCTTCGGTTCCTGATCCTGCTCGGGGGCGTCGCGCTGACGGCGGCGGCCTGCGCGACAGCGGCCCCGCCGCCGCCTCCGCCACCCGCGAGCGCGCCGAAGCCGGTGATCGTGCGCCAGTCCGAAGATTTCCTCGTCGTTGTTCCCGATGCGCCGGAGACCTCGGCCAGCCTCGCCGCGCGGCATCTCGGTGATCGGAGCAAGGCGTGGATGATCGAGGACTATACCGGCGCCGCCACCTTCCCGGCGGGGCAGCCCGTGGTCATTCCCAAGCGGCCGTGGAATCCAACGGGCGTGACGGCGGACGGCTACCGGCTCGTGCCGATCCTCGTCTATCACAATCTCGACCGCGCGGCCAAGGGCAAGCTCATCCAGTCGGCGGCCAGCTTCGAGCAGCAGATGCGCTATCTCAAGACCGAGGGCTATCGGCCGATCAGCCTCGGCGACTTCCTCGAGTTCACGCGGATGGGCCGGCAGCTCCCGAAGAAATCCGTGGTCCTCACCTTCGACGACGGCTACAAGTCCTTCAAGCTCTTCGCCTATCCGGTCCTGAAGGAGCTCGGCTTTGCGGCCACCCTGTTCGTCTATACCGACTATGTCGGGGCGGGGCGGAACGCGCTGTCCTGGCCGGAGCTGAAGGACCTCCAGGCCGAGGGCTTCGACGTCCAGGCGCACTCCAAGACGCACAACGATCTGCGCCGCGCGCCGGGGGAGACCTCGGCCCAGTTCGAGCGCCGCATGCAGGCCGAGCTGGCTCTGCCCAGGGACATGTTCAAGCGTCAGCTCGGACAGATGCCGGACACGCTTGCGTATCCGTACGGCCGGTGGGACACCGACGTGCTGAAGCAGGTCAAGGCCTCGGGATACCTGGCGGCCTTCACCGTGCTCCGGCTGGCCAACCCGTCATTCGTCTCGCCCCTCACGATTCACCGGAGCCAGATCTACGCCGACATGACCCTGGAAGACTTCGTGAAGAACCTGACCGTCTTCCAGGAAGAGGACTTGCGGTGATCGTCGGCCGGCTGGGTATCCTGGCCATGATGGTCGTGGCCATGGCGGCCTGCGCCACGAGCGCTCCGGTCGCTCCGGTCGCCGTCGCTCCCCCCGATCCGATGGTCCCGAGCCAGCGGCTGGCCCTGGTGTCTACCTACAATGACCGCGCGCAGGCCCTCGAGAGCGATGGACGGCTGCGCGAAGCGCTCGAAGCTCGCAAGATCGCCCTGACCGTCGATCCGAACAATGCCGTCGCGCGAGCGGGACAGGGGGCTCTGCAGGCGAAGATCGACGGCTTGATCTCGCAGCGGCTGGCCGAGGGGCGGGCGGCCCAGGCCCGCGGCGCCCAGGTGGCGGCGCGGCGGAGCTTCCTGGGCGTGCTCGCGCTCGATCCGGAGAATCGCGCGGCCTTCGAGGCGTTGCGCGAGCAAGCCCCCGACGTCGAGGGCCGCCCGCACATCGTGCGCACGGGCGAGACCCTGGCTGGCCTCGCCCAGCAGTACTATGGCAATCGCGCGCTCGGTGAAGTGATCGCCGAGACGAATCGGCTCGCCCCCAATGCGCGCCTGGCCGCCGGCACCCAGCTCAAGATTCCCGAGGTGCCGGGGGTGCCGCTCATCCGACCGGGGGCCCGGCGCGAGGCGCCGCGCGCGCCGCTGCCGCGTCCCGGGGCCCCGCCGCCCGCCACGCCGGCCTCCCTGACGCGCGAAGAGCCCGTCGAGGTCAACCCGCTCCTGGCGGAAGCCCGCGAGTCCTTCGAGCGGAAGGACTATGCCACCGCCCTCGGCGACGTCGACCGCCTGCTCGCTTCCACGCCCAATAACGCCGAGGCCCTGGCCATGAAGCGGTCCGCGCTCTACGGTCTGGGCAAGACGCAATACGACCAGAGACAATACCGGGACTCCTACGCGACCCTGGGCCAGCTCGTGAAGCTCGCTCC is from Candidatus Methylomirabilota bacterium and encodes:
- a CDS encoding adenylate/guanylate cyclase domain-containing protein, with protein sequence MSQAGWRDVGSSLKAKLSLLMTAVLMLAILLVAFFLLRQQQQSLTVEMTKRGLAIAQNLAAGAKTSLLQRDDLSLNVLIKDAMKDADLAYVIITDEKGRVRANSDVGRTGEIVERMAPLAPARDQLVVTTYRSLARGGIIDFAVPLTFSRVRLGALYLGFSEESIAAAVRRAQWQTSLITLGMVCLGLGAAVGLATLLSRPIFRLMEGTRAIAAGNFQVALPVTSRDELGTLTESFNQMAKSLREKEMIKRAFSRYVAREVVEEVLKDPDSLHLKGERREVTILFCDIRGFTTMSEHLDPERVVSLLNDFYTVMIDITFKHDGTLDKFLGDGIMAIFGAPIAHPEHALMSVRAALAMQEGIEALSASRVSRGHEPLAVGIGINAGEVVAGTVGTEDRMEYTVIGDNVNLASRLGSSAKPGQILVSRRIWELVKETIDVRAQGPLRVKGKDEEVEVYEVLGPRQVG
- a CDS encoding polysaccharide deacetylase family protein, which codes for MSARGLRFLILLGGVALTAAACATAAPPPPPPPASAPKPVIVRQSEDFLVVVPDAPETSASLAARHLGDRSKAWMIEDYTGAATFPAGQPVVIPKRPWNPTGVTADGYRLVPILVYHNLDRAAKGKLIQSAASFEQQMRYLKTEGYRPISLGDFLEFTRMGRQLPKKSVVLTFDDGYKSFKLFAYPVLKELGFAATLFVYTDYVGAGRNALSWPELKDLQAEGFDVQAHSKTHNDLRRAPGETSAQFERRMQAELALPRDMFKRQLGQMPDTLAYPYGRWDTDVLKQVKASGYLAAFTVLRLANPSFVSPLTIHRSQIYADMTLEDFVKNLTVFQEEDLR
- a CDS encoding LysM domain-containing protein, whose product is MIVGRLGILAMMVVAMAACATSAPVAPVAVAPPDPMVPSQRLALVSTYNDRAQALESDGRLREALEARKIALTVDPNNAVARAGQGALQAKIDGLISQRLAEGRAAQARGAQVAARRSFLGVLALDPENRAAFEALREQAPDVEGRPHIVRTGETLAGLAQQYYGNRALGEVIAETNRLAPNARLAAGTQLKIPEVPGVPLIRPGARREAPRAPLPRPGAPPPATPASLTREEPVEVNPLLAEARESFERKDYATALGDVDRLLASTPNNAEALAMKRSALYGLGKTQYDQRQYRDSYATLGQLVKLAPNHEDAAKLRRQSRTRLIDDHFGRGIRYYREEKLPEAIVEWKAVLELDPQHIAARKNLEQSERLLKSLEERK
- a CDS encoding sugar phosphate isomerase/epimerase — protein: MPNPLSLHTWTLDTTPLARVLDIVKTTGWDAIELRRLDFKRAADAGQPAEAVLDLVRRSALGVSCVGVELGWLWAEGAERARLLAAFDESCRWAKDLGSRTVMSPVDRGEGPVARAADSVKEVGDIAGRHGVRLALEFNSQCAQINTLRSVREVLARAAHPQVGLLLDTYHLQRSGAKPDDLADVAPAEIAYVQFSDVPRSGLVPGQALDRLPPGQGSVPFAAWFATFAGKGYSGYCSYEAPNPAAWARDPTVVSREALQATRAVAGGSVA